In Paenibacillus sp. G2S3, a single window of DNA contains:
- the racE gene encoding glutamate racemase: MQQAIAILDSGVGGLTVVKEVMRQLPREKIIYFGDTARAPYGPRSTEEVTLFTEQIVDYLIQFNPKMIVIACNTATAAALDYISAKVSIPVIGVIHPGARAAISATKSGHVGVIGTIGTISSGAYTNALKQLSPFVEVVSQACPALVPLVEQGMFRSEKSYDIVEQALEGIKDNNIDTLILGCTHYPFLVEPIGETMGPGVKLISSADETAREISTILYDKGKLSIGDESPIHQFFCSGDAEMFQRIARDWLGEQIRRTPVVWQVSTL; this comes from the coding sequence GTGCAGCAAGCTATTGCAATATTAGACTCAGGTGTGGGAGGGCTAACAGTTGTCAAAGAAGTGATGAGGCAACTCCCGCGGGAGAAGATCATTTATTTCGGAGATACGGCCCGAGCTCCGTACGGACCCCGTTCGACCGAGGAAGTAACACTCTTTACAGAACAAATTGTAGATTATTTGATCCAGTTTAATCCTAAAATGATTGTTATCGCTTGTAATACCGCAACAGCTGCGGCACTCGATTATATCTCGGCCAAGGTTTCTATCCCTGTCATTGGGGTGATCCATCCTGGAGCCCGTGCTGCAATTAGCGCGACCAAAAGCGGACATGTCGGTGTGATCGGTACAATAGGAACTATCAGCAGCGGGGCTTATACTAACGCACTAAAGCAGCTGTCTCCTTTTGTTGAGGTTGTAAGTCAAGCCTGCCCAGCGCTTGTCCCGCTTGTTGAGCAAGGCATGTTCCGCTCAGAGAAAAGTTATGATATTGTAGAGCAGGCATTGGAAGGCATTAAAGATAATAACATCGATACTTTAATTTTAGGATGCACTCATTATCCATTTCTTGTTGAGCCTATTGGAGAGACCATGGGACCGGGAGTCAAACTGATCAGTTCTGCAGATGAGACAGCTCGTGAGATCAGCACGATTTTATATGATAAAGGCAAGCTGTCCATCGGGGATGAAAGTCCAATTCATCAGTTCTTTTGCAGTGGTGATGCTGAAATGTTTCAGAGAATTGCCCGAGACTGGCTTGGAGAACAAATTAGACGTACCCCAGTAGTATGGCAAGTATCTACGTTATAA
- a CDS encoding M14 family metallopeptidase, which translates to MRQYIASRGDTVSRIAALHGLTPEHVIQGNPWVGRQSYLYPGQVLFLPSSPRKRYAVQEGDDPERIVSLFNVSLDDLEKLNPGVTSGRCTPGKVLVIPPSIPERVVFLRGEYGPVDLENDISSLITQYPFIQAHPIGNSVLGKPIHVLKIGNGTRHLHVNAALHANEWLTSPCLMSFIEEYATAYAEGVAWNGHRPEEWYNNWTLWAVPMANPDGVELVQEGVLPGHPYYADLMKWNGGRRSFRHWKANIRGVDLGDQFPAHWEEERERRGVKLPSPRDYSGPEALSEPEAAALAELAESVPGEAAVSLHSQGGEIYWNYRGYEPPESRELAARLATASSYRAVELTGSDAGYKDWFIQTFRKPGFTVELGIGKNPLPMADFEDMALETGLILGTILSNVK; encoded by the coding sequence ATGCGACAATACATTGCAAGCAGGGGAGATACCGTAAGCCGAATTGCCGCCCTGCATGGATTAACCCCTGAGCATGTTATTCAAGGCAATCCATGGGTTGGGAGACAGTCTTATTTATATCCCGGTCAGGTTTTATTTCTACCGTCTTCACCACGTAAACGGTATGCGGTGCAAGAAGGAGACGATCCTGAACGCATAGTCTCATTATTCAATGTGAGCTTAGATGATTTGGAGAAGCTTAACCCAGGTGTGACCTCAGGGCGCTGCACACCGGGAAAAGTGCTCGTCATTCCACCTTCAATTCCAGAGCGCGTGGTATTCTTGCGTGGAGAGTATGGCCCGGTTGATCTTGAGAACGACATCAGCAGTCTGATTACGCAATATCCTTTTATACAAGCGCATCCGATTGGCAACAGTGTGCTTGGTAAGCCAATTCATGTGCTTAAAATAGGCAATGGAACCCGTCATCTACATGTTAACGCCGCTCTGCATGCTAATGAATGGCTGACCTCGCCTTGCCTGATGTCGTTTATAGAAGAGTACGCAACAGCTTATGCTGAAGGTGTGGCATGGAATGGTCATCGGCCAGAGGAATGGTACAATAACTGGACTCTATGGGCTGTACCAATGGCCAACCCTGACGGCGTGGAGTTAGTACAGGAAGGTGTTTTGCCTGGCCACCCTTATTATGCGGACCTTATGAAATGGAACGGTGGACGGCGTAGTTTTCGCCATTGGAAGGCCAATATACGCGGTGTGGATCTCGGCGATCAATTCCCCGCGCATTGGGAAGAGGAACGTGAACGCCGTGGTGTAAAGCTGCCCTCTCCGCGTGATTACAGTGGTCCTGAGGCGCTTAGTGAACCAGAAGCAGCCGCATTGGCAGAACTTGCTGAGAGCGTACCAGGAGAAGCTGCAGTGTCTTTGCATAGCCAAGGGGGAGAGATCTACTGGAACTACCGGGGATATGAGCCTCCCGAAAGCCGCGAATTAGCAGCACGGCTGGCCACTGCGAGCAGCTATCGTGCAGTTGAATTAACTGGCAGTGATGCTGGATATAAGGATTGGTTCATTCAGACCTTTCGCAAACCTGGATTTACAGTAGAGCTGGGAATCGGTAAAAATCCGCTGCCGATGGCAGATTTTGAGGATATGGCACTAGAAACGGGTCTAATTTTGGGAACGATACTATCCAATGTGAAATAA
- a CDS encoding heme biosynthesis protein HemY, giving the protein MKVKITRNAAKVIKKQMELEGNSELKLRVAITHAHGDHAHYGLDLDTPNENDVVVSTDKEIDVILDPNQPLLDGVVVDYLYLPEEGFVITNPSKGNHGDH; this is encoded by the coding sequence ATGAAGGTCAAAATTACCCGCAATGCGGCTAAAGTGATAAAGAAACAAATGGAACTTGAAGGAAACAGCGAGTTGAAGCTTCGCGTAGCGATTACGCATGCTCACGGTGATCATGCTCACTACGGACTGGATTTGGACACGCCTAACGAGAATGATGTTGTTGTCTCGACAGATAAAGAAATCGATGTTATTCTTGATCCGAATCAGCCGCTCCTTGATGGTGTGGTCGTTGATTATTTGTATCTTCCTGAAGAAGGTTTTGTCATTACTAATCCGTCTAAAGGTAATCACGGCGATCACTAA
- a CDS encoding DUF1450 domain-containing protein, with amino-acid sequence MANDIQVCDECNFMKLKSIIPKLQKMAPDAEIKVGCKSYCGPCGKRAFVYVNGRYVSAPTEEEVLKKAEAFIKQPAVQK; translated from the coding sequence ATGGCTAACGATATACAAGTGTGCGATGAATGTAATTTTATGAAATTGAAGAGTATCATACCCAAACTGCAAAAGATGGCGCCTGATGCTGAGATCAAGGTCGGCTGTAAGTCGTACTGTGGTCCTTGTGGCAAACGGGCCTTTGTATATGTTAATGGTCGTTATGTGAGTGCTCCAACAGAGGAAGAAGTGTTGAAGAAGGCTGAAGCTTTTATCAAACAACCGGCCGTTCAGAAATAA
- a CDS encoding LTA synthase family protein, with translation MSRDPLTRSNSSLTDRMITIVRSRYIGYILFLGIMFAKLMFLHSGLHAPNIDMNRLDKLIALGSVMLLSFWVLWLPRRGQTIALVCINLLLTLLIYSDIVYYRYFQDFITVPVLFQAGQMDALGGSIFALLRPSDLYLFADWLLFLVYTIGVALFLRNTHNYNNGQPSYYARTSHFRTSSRLMRVLKRSANGIVALVLGCILTFGPIHSYATTWAKSLFTGNWWSLAMYNVTGLIGFHGYDIYLYAKDHLGPQPELSQKEASSMKLWFNEHNAEQSAINDSFGKYSGSNIVVIQAEAFMNFVIGRSINGQEVTPNLNALIKENTYFSNYYHQTSQGRTSDADFASNGSLYPLVSGSVFVRYPDHQFDTLPAILKSKGYSTNAFHAYEGSFWNRQIMYKAMGYDHFYSKKDYKIDEPLGWSLGDKSFLRQSLNIMDTAESIQKPFYSFVTTLSSHHPYSLPADKQGLDTGEFKGTIFGDYLQAVHYTDEALGELVSDMKQRGLWDNTILAFYGDHDNSIQETSYYERFLGKSLSKLDMHQIMHQVPLLIHLPGTKTSAIDSNPAGQMDLTPSLLHLLGISSDPYYLMGNNLFSGRDRLVTLRTGAFADAKRSYLPSENGQFDSGTCYSLDSREAIDVAGCSTGFETSKQRLQISDDIMKYDGIKMLRKEESTP, from the coding sequence GTGTCACGAGATCCACTTACTAGGAGCAATTCATCCTTAACGGATAGAATGATCACAATTGTCCGTTCCCGTTATATCGGTTATATCCTTTTTCTTGGCATTATGTTCGCGAAGCTAATGTTTCTTCACAGCGGGCTGCATGCCCCTAATATTGATATGAACCGTCTCGACAAGCTGATTGCTCTCGGCTCAGTTATGCTGTTATCTTTTTGGGTATTATGGCTCCCACGACGTGGACAAACTATAGCCTTGGTATGTATAAACCTGCTCCTGACACTACTTATATATTCTGATATTGTCTACTATCGCTACTTTCAGGATTTCATCACTGTTCCCGTTCTATTTCAAGCCGGACAGATGGATGCACTTGGCGGAAGTATCTTTGCATTGCTCCGTCCTTCTGATCTCTACTTGTTCGCGGATTGGCTGCTGTTTCTGGTTTACACCATTGGCGTAGCGTTATTCCTCCGGAACACCCATAACTATAACAATGGGCAGCCTTCCTATTATGCTCGTACAAGTCATTTCCGCACCTCTTCACGCTTAATGAGAGTACTGAAACGAAGCGCTAATGGGATCGTAGCCTTGGTACTGGGCTGCATTCTGACCTTTGGTCCTATCCACTCTTATGCCACTACCTGGGCCAAGAGCTTATTCACAGGGAACTGGTGGAGCTTGGCGATGTATAACGTCACAGGACTCATTGGATTTCACGGTTATGATATTTACTTGTATGCCAAAGATCATTTAGGCCCGCAGCCTGAGCTTTCACAAAAGGAAGCCAGCTCCATGAAGCTCTGGTTCAATGAACACAACGCTGAGCAAAGTGCTATTAACGACAGCTTTGGAAAATACAGCGGAAGCAACATCGTTGTTATTCAAGCTGAAGCTTTTATGAATTTTGTAATAGGACGTTCGATCAATGGACAAGAGGTCACACCTAATTTGAACGCGCTAATCAAAGAGAACACCTACTTCAGTAATTATTATCATCAGACCTCACAAGGACGAACCTCCGATGCAGATTTCGCCTCGAATGGTTCACTGTATCCACTGGTCTCCGGCTCGGTATTTGTCCGTTACCCGGATCATCAATTTGATACGCTGCCTGCCATTTTGAAGTCCAAGGGCTACAGCACCAATGCCTTCCATGCGTATGAGGGAAGCTTCTGGAATCGGCAGATCATGTATAAGGCGATGGGATATGACCATTTTTATAGCAAAAAAGACTATAAGATCGACGAGCCACTAGGCTGGTCATTGGGAGATAAATCGTTCTTAAGACAATCACTGAATATTATGGATACTGCAGAATCCATACAGAAGCCTTTTTACTCTTTTGTGACTACACTATCTAGTCATCATCCTTATTCTCTCCCTGCGGACAAGCAAGGGCTAGATACCGGCGAATTTAAAGGAACCATCTTCGGAGATTATTTGCAGGCTGTTCACTATACGGATGAAGCTTTAGGGGAATTAGTAAGCGATATGAAACAGCGTGGGCTGTGGGATAATACGATTCTTGCCTTTTATGGGGATCATGATAACTCCATCCAAGAGACCTCTTATTACGAACGATTTCTTGGCAAAAGCCTAAGTAAGCTCGACATGCATCAAATCATGCACCAAGTTCCATTGCTCATTCATCTGCCGGGCACTAAAACCTCGGCCATTGATTCTAATCCGGCTGGTCAAATGGATCTCACACCTTCTTTACTCCATCTGCTGGGGATCTCAAGTGATCCTTATTATCTTATGGGTAATAATCTGTTCAGTGGCAGAGATCGACTTGTGACACTGCGAACCGGAGCCTTTGCCGATGCAAAGAGATCCTATCTCCCCAGCGAAAATGGACAATTCGACAGCGGCACCTGTTATAGCCTTGACAGCCGCGAAGCCATTGATGTTGCGGGTTGCAGCACCGGGTTCGAGACAAGCAAGCAACGGCTGCAAATCTCAGACGATATCATGAAATACGATGGCATCAAGATGCTCCGAAAAGAAGAATCTACACCATAA
- a CDS encoding class I SAM-dependent RNA methyltransferase, producing MSKLQLIATAPMGLEAVVARELNELGYETTVENGRVLFSGDYIDICRCNLWLRTSDRVLVKMGQFPAKTFDELFEGVKALPWEDWIPENGEFPVEGRSHKSQLTSVPASQGIVKKAIVEKLKLSYHTDWFPENGPRYVIEVILLNDIALITLDTTGPALHKRGYRRQATEAPLKETMAAALIQLSRWNGHRPLYDPCCGSGTLLIEAAMIAWNIAPGLRRSFPSEHWPVIPKHLWEEAREEAFDAVRDDYPLQLTGTDIDPAAIEIAEAAAKSAGLSGEITFTVMAAAKARPQGEYGCIITNPPYGERISNDKEVEKLTRQFGEMMLYLPTWSFFAISPYKEFEQYYGRKADKRRKLYNGRIECQYYQYLGPLPPRNPK from the coding sequence TTGAGCAAATTACAATTAATCGCTACTGCCCCTATGGGATTAGAAGCTGTAGTAGCGCGCGAATTAAACGAACTGGGTTATGAGACCACGGTCGAGAACGGTCGTGTATTGTTCAGCGGTGATTATATCGACATCTGTCGCTGTAATTTATGGCTGCGTACATCCGACCGCGTATTAGTAAAAATGGGCCAATTCCCCGCCAAAACCTTCGATGAGCTATTTGAGGGTGTTAAAGCACTGCCTTGGGAAGACTGGATTCCCGAGAATGGAGAATTTCCGGTTGAAGGACGATCCCATAAATCACAACTAACGAGTGTACCCGCTTCCCAAGGGATTGTCAAAAAAGCTATCGTCGAGAAGCTGAAGCTCTCCTATCATACGGATTGGTTTCCAGAGAATGGACCGCGATATGTGATCGAAGTGATTTTGTTAAACGATATCGCGCTCATTACACTAGACACCACTGGACCTGCTCTTCACAAACGTGGATACCGCAGACAGGCAACAGAAGCGCCACTGAAGGAAACGATGGCTGCTGCGCTAATTCAACTTAGCCGCTGGAATGGCCACCGACCCCTATATGATCCTTGTTGTGGTTCGGGAACACTGTTGATCGAAGCCGCTATGATCGCTTGGAACATCGCACCGGGACTACGTCGCTCCTTCCCTTCGGAACATTGGCCAGTCATTCCTAAGCATCTATGGGAAGAAGCTCGCGAAGAAGCTTTTGATGCCGTGCGAGATGATTATCCGTTGCAGCTAACCGGCACGGATATCGATCCTGCTGCTATAGAAATTGCTGAAGCCGCTGCAAAAAGCGCCGGTCTGTCCGGAGAGATCACCTTCACCGTGATGGCTGCCGCCAAAGCAAGACCCCAAGGCGAATATGGTTGTATCATCACCAACCCGCCATATGGTGAACGGATCAGTAATGATAAAGAGGTTGAGAAGCTGACTCGCCAATTTGGTGAAATGATGTTGTATCTACCGACTTGGTCATTCTTCGCGATTAGTCCTTATAAGGAATTCGAACAATATTACGGCCGTAAAGCGGACAAGCGCCGTAAGCTGTATAACGGACGTATTGAGTGTCAATATTATCAATACCTGGGTCCACTTCCACCTAGAAATCCAAAATAA
- a CDS encoding O-methyltransferase: MLTQEEYSEQLYTEDEILLQVKEAIVQAGMPEVSVEPGYGRLLTMLVRLSRSKHILEIGALGGYSGICLSRGFAEGGTLTSLELRADYAELARRNLELAGFGDSTEYRIGPAMDSLKVLEAEGAKFDFFFIDADKMNYPNYLEYAIKLANPGAIIAGDNIFLRGRTLNTDRNGPAILAVRHFNEMIATDDRLISTCLPAYDGLALAMVK; the protein is encoded by the coding sequence ATGCTTACCCAAGAAGAATATAGTGAACAACTTTATACCGAGGATGAAATTCTGCTTCAAGTAAAAGAAGCTATCGTCCAAGCAGGTATGCCGGAGGTGTCTGTCGAGCCGGGGTACGGAAGACTGCTCACCATGCTTGTTAGACTGTCCCGCTCCAAGCATATTTTGGAGATTGGCGCACTTGGCGGCTACAGCGGGATTTGCTTATCTCGCGGTTTCGCTGAAGGTGGCACGCTGACTTCGCTAGAGCTGAGGGCCGATTATGCCGAGCTTGCTCGCCGTAATTTAGAGCTGGCCGGATTCGGGGATTCTACAGAGTATAGAATCGGTCCTGCTATGGACAGTCTGAAGGTACTGGAAGCAGAGGGTGCTAAATTCGATTTCTTTTTCATTGACGCAGATAAGATGAACTACCCTAATTACTTGGAGTATGCCATCAAGCTGGCTAACCCAGGAGCGATTATTGCTGGCGATAATATCTTTCTCCGCGGACGGACGCTAAATACAGATCGAAATGGACCTGCCATTTTGGCTGTACGGCATTTCAACGAAATGATCGCCACCGATGACCGTTTGATCAGCACTTGTCTACCAGCTTATGATGGACTGGCGCTGGCAATGGTGAAATAG
- a CDS encoding MFS transporter, whose protein sequence is MKKWETWKVNLLVLWFGQFLVNAGMTMITPFLTLYLAKDLGVQGEHEIGIWAGLIFAANFLTSFIFQPLWGKLADKYGRKIMLLRSSFGMAIVMVLMGFAQSPMQLLLLRLLNGTISGFNPASIALVSGTTPKARMGFSMGLMQSGSVAGTILGPLIGGFLADLIGFRPIFYVVGALLFIASLLALFLVKEKFDRAEAAQEPQVSVMEGLKELIKIPQLPALFGVTFLLQFAMISPMALLPLYVEKLNGPAANIAFLAGMVSAVTGISNMLASPLLGKLSDKVGAHRILTYALIGASLFLIPQAFVTSVWQLIIVRFLMGIFMGGLLPSVNALIRSYTPDGKESRAFGFNGSTLSLGNMLGAIIGGFLSGYIGIEGLFIISGSLLLLNTVWVRVKLYKATPPRLFR, encoded by the coding sequence TTGAAGAAATGGGAGACATGGAAGGTCAACCTCTTAGTGCTTTGGTTCGGACAATTCTTGGTAAATGCCGGAATGACGATGATTACACCGTTCCTGACCTTGTATCTTGCTAAGGATCTTGGCGTTCAGGGTGAGCATGAAATTGGAATTTGGGCGGGCCTTATTTTTGCCGCAAACTTTTTAACTTCTTTCATTTTCCAGCCACTATGGGGGAAACTTGCTGACAAATATGGACGTAAAATCATGCTCCTGCGCTCCAGCTTTGGCATGGCTATCGTTATGGTATTGATGGGCTTCGCACAATCCCCTATGCAGCTGCTCTTACTGCGACTGCTAAACGGTACAATCTCCGGCTTCAATCCCGCTTCCATCGCACTCGTTTCGGGTACTACTCCGAAAGCACGTATGGGTTTTTCGATGGGGCTGATGCAGTCGGGTTCTGTTGCAGGTACCATTCTTGGACCACTTATTGGTGGTTTTCTTGCTGATTTAATCGGATTTCGTCCGATCTTTTATGTCGTTGGCGCTTTGCTCTTTATCGCCTCACTGCTGGCGTTATTTCTCGTTAAAGAGAAATTCGATCGTGCTGAAGCCGCACAAGAGCCACAGGTTTCAGTAATGGAGGGCCTGAAGGAATTGATCAAAATCCCTCAGCTCCCGGCGCTGTTTGGTGTAACCTTTTTGCTGCAATTTGCAATGATCAGCCCCATGGCCTTGCTGCCACTTTATGTTGAAAAGTTAAATGGGCCTGCTGCGAATATAGCCTTTTTAGCCGGAATGGTCAGCGCAGTTACAGGGATATCCAACATGCTGGCTTCCCCCTTACTCGGTAAGCTAAGTGATAAAGTCGGTGCACATCGCATTCTGACCTACGCGTTAATCGGGGCTTCACTGTTCCTGATTCCGCAGGCATTCGTTACTAGCGTTTGGCAGCTAATCATTGTCCGTTTTCTTATGGGGATTTTTATGGGCGGCCTATTGCCCAGCGTAAATGCGCTTATCCGGTCTTATACCCCTGACGGGAAAGAAAGCCGCGCATTCGGCTTCAACGGCAGCACATTGTCACTGGGCAATATGCTGGGAGCTATCATAGGCGGCTTTCTATCTGGTTATATTGGTATTGAGGGACTCTTTATCATCTCCGGAAGCTTGTTGCTGTTAAACACCGTATGGGTCCGGGTTAAGCTATACAAAGCTACTCCGCCACGGCTATTTCGCTAA
- the hemE gene encoding uroporphyrinogen decarboxylase, producing the protein MTYNDTFIRACRKQDTEHVPVWYMRQAGRYDPEYRKIKEKYSLLEICKQPELAAEVTLMPVRKLGVDAAILYSDIMNPVASIGVKFDIVKDIGPVIENPIRSAADVERLKPIDVEGDLGHILETIAILDKELDVPLITFAGAPFTIASYLIEGRPSKGYIRTKELMYSEPRVWEMLMDKLGDMIIAYLRSHVRSGGKAFQLFDSWVGALAPRDFEKYVLPTVSRIFSELSDLDVPKIYFPGVSSGELLPSLTKLQADVIGVDWRVSLTEGRRRTGGKFAIQGNLDPYLLTAPMDVLKEHAKDLIDEGIKEPGYIFNLGHGLFPEASLEKLRELTEYIHDYSQEVLKESAKLRS; encoded by the coding sequence ATGACCTACAACGACACTTTTATCCGCGCCTGCAGAAAGCAGGATACGGAGCACGTTCCCGTATGGTACATGCGGCAGGCCGGCCGTTATGATCCCGAGTACCGTAAAATCAAGGAAAAGTACTCATTGCTTGAAATCTGCAAACAGCCTGAGTTGGCGGCTGAAGTAACCTTGATGCCTGTGCGCAAGCTAGGTGTGGACGCGGCCATTTTGTATTCAGACATTATGAATCCGGTCGCTTCTATTGGTGTGAAATTTGATATCGTCAAAGATATTGGCCCTGTGATCGAGAATCCGATTCGCTCTGCAGCAGATGTCGAGAGACTGAAGCCCATTGATGTTGAAGGCGATCTCGGACATATTTTGGAGACGATTGCCATTCTGGATAAGGAGCTGGACGTGCCCTTGATTACTTTCGCAGGCGCACCGTTTACAATTGCCAGCTATCTGATCGAAGGCAGACCTTCCAAAGGATATATTCGTACTAAAGAGCTAATGTACAGTGAACCCCGTGTATGGGAAATGTTGATGGACAAGCTCGGCGATATGATTATCGCTTACCTCCGCAGCCATGTACGCAGTGGTGGAAAAGCGTTTCAATTGTTCGACAGCTGGGTCGGTGCTCTTGCGCCACGTGATTTTGAGAAATATGTGTTGCCGACGGTTTCTCGTATTTTTTCCGAATTATCTGATCTTGATGTACCGAAAATATATTTTCCTGGCGTAAGCTCTGGAGAATTACTACCTAGCCTTACGAAGCTTCAAGCGGATGTGATCGGGGTCGACTGGCGTGTAAGCTTGACTGAAGGTCGACGGAGAACGGGCGGAAAATTTGCGATTCAAGGAAACTTGGATCCATATTTACTTACAGCGCCGATGGACGTCTTGAAAGAGCACGCGAAAGATTTGATTGATGAAGGAATAAAGGAGCCTGGATATATTTTCAATTTGGGTCATGGCTTATTCCCAGAGGCTTCCTTAGAGAAGCTTAGAGAATTAACGGAATATATTCACGATTATTCACAGGAAGTATTGAAAGAATCAGCAAAACTGCGTTCTTAA
- the hemH gene encoding ferrochelatase: MTAKIGVLVMSYGTPKSLEDVEAYYTHIRRGNPPTAEQLKELTDRYEAIVGGVFPLRENTDRQVAALQAALNADKAGADVEFVCYQGLKHAYPFIEDGVEAMAKDGITQAVGVVLAPHYSSMSVGGYIKRAQEKADACKIDMGFVESYHMHPVLIDVLSRRVTAKLDQYIEAGATRDEIRVLFSAHSLPERILAMGDPYKDQLLETSKAIADQAGITNWQFTWQSAGRTAEPWLGPDILDTLQQLSKEQVEYVLVAPIGFVSDHLEVLYDLDIEATAVASELDMRLMRIESLNSDPAYMSVLSDVVRTRLNQMSAGQS; encoded by the coding sequence GTGACAGCAAAAATAGGTGTTCTCGTCATGTCGTATGGCACTCCTAAAAGCTTAGAAGACGTTGAAGCATACTACACACATATTCGGCGAGGGAATCCGCCGACAGCGGAGCAACTTAAAGAATTAACAGATCGCTATGAAGCGATCGTCGGGGGCGTATTCCCTCTGCGGGAGAACACAGACCGTCAAGTAGCAGCATTACAGGCAGCACTAAACGCGGATAAAGCTGGGGCAGATGTTGAATTTGTCTGCTATCAGGGGTTGAAGCATGCATACCCGTTTATTGAGGACGGCGTGGAGGCGATGGCGAAGGACGGCATTACCCAAGCGGTTGGTGTTGTGCTTGCCCCTCACTATTCAAGCATGAGCGTGGGTGGCTACATCAAACGTGCTCAGGAAAAGGCTGATGCATGTAAGATCGACATGGGATTTGTGGAGAGCTATCATATGCACCCAGTATTAATTGATGTTCTAAGCCGGAGAGTAACGGCGAAACTGGATCAATATATCGAAGCAGGCGCTACTCGCGATGAGATACGGGTATTATTTAGCGCTCATAGTCTCCCGGAGCGTATTCTAGCTATGGGGGATCCGTATAAAGATCAACTATTGGAGACCTCAAAGGCTATTGCGGATCAAGCGGGGATAACCAATTGGCAGTTTACGTGGCAAAGTGCAGGACGGACCGCGGAACCATGGCTTGGGCCGGATATTCTGGATACACTTCAGCAGCTTAGCAAGGAACAGGTAGAGTATGTTCTAGTGGCACCAATCGGGTTCGTATCCGATCATTTAGAAGTGCTGTACGACCTTGATATCGAGGCGACAGCCGTAGCTTCAGAGCTGGATATGCGTCTTATGCGGATTGAATCATTGAACAGCGATCCTGCGTACATGTCCGTATTAAGCGATGTTGTTCGTACAAGACTGAATCAAATGTCGGCCGGCCAGTCATGA